A window of Ignavibacterium sp. contains these coding sequences:
- a CDS encoding penicillin-binding protein encodes MNNTRALIIIFAVFILVTVLVIRLANIQLVKSEEYSYYAFQQQTDVEKIEADFGLIYDRENNLLVYNRNDVTFYADLAMLPKSKRELIANKFSKVLDKPKSYFLNLLKGKKGTITLAKKVTTEQLKALGEIKIAGLYYKDDPTRINHYGNLASHLLGYINKERKPVSGVTEFFQKEIEGVDGSRRIIKNAIGELVSIEENETQPAIPGSDLVLTINKEYQSVLEEELRKGLEKFKAHSATGIMMNPNTGEILALANVDDYDPNFYWQYNDFQRRNRAITDTYEPGSTFKPFTLAALLDRKLCRLDENLYLENGTYQFKNVKIRDTHPHKYLNVAEIIEQSSNIGIAKLAQRISDDDFYKYLRGFGFGNLTSIQLPGETAGKLKKPNDWSKITKAYMSFGYEISVTPLQLITAFSALINGGVLYEPQLLLKRINHNGELEYEFEPKPIRKVVSEQTSVIMKNILRGVVKNGTGKNADVEFISVGGKTGTSQKLVDGSYSKAQYNSSFIGFFPVEDPQIVCLILFNSPDVGKYGGLVAAPVFKAVASRIVEKDFDKFEKYIDETFKQKLLFTSLEKGMTADDSNQIKIKEVKLPADKRMPDLVNCTVRDAISALTRMGIKYKINGSGVVINQSIQPGSKIRTNEICVLNCSEVTISGASIY; translated from the coding sequence ATGAATAACACCCGGGCACTCATAATAATATTTGCAGTTTTCATTCTTGTTACCGTTCTGGTAATAAGATTAGCAAATATTCAATTGGTTAAAAGCGAGGAGTATTCATATTATGCATTTCAGCAACAAACAGATGTTGAAAAAATTGAAGCGGATTTTGGGTTGATATATGACAGAGAAAATAACTTGCTTGTTTACAATAGGAATGATGTTACATTTTATGCTGATCTGGCGATGCTTCCCAAATCAAAACGAGAGTTGATTGCTAATAAGTTTTCAAAAGTGCTTGATAAACCAAAGAGTTATTTTCTAAATCTGCTGAAGGGCAAAAAAGGTACAATCACATTAGCGAAAAAAGTTACTACTGAACAATTAAAAGCCTTGGGTGAAATAAAAATTGCCGGTTTATATTATAAAGATGACCCAACACGAATTAATCACTACGGAAATTTAGCCAGTCACTTGCTTGGATACATTAACAAAGAACGTAAACCAGTTTCAGGTGTAACTGAATTCTTTCAGAAAGAAATTGAAGGGGTTGATGGCTCTCGTCGGATAATCAAAAATGCAATCGGGGAGTTAGTAAGCATTGAAGAAAATGAAACTCAACCAGCAATTCCGGGTTCGGATTTAGTACTTACAATTAACAAAGAATACCAATCAGTGCTTGAGGAAGAATTAAGAAAAGGTTTAGAAAAGTTCAAAGCACATTCTGCAACCGGAATAATGATGAATCCAAACACAGGCGAAATTCTGGCGCTTGCAAATGTTGATGATTATGATCCTAATTTCTACTGGCAGTACAATGATTTTCAAAGAAGAAATAGAGCAATTACAGATACTTACGAACCTGGTTCAACATTTAAACCTTTCACTCTTGCTGCGTTATTGGATAGAAAACTTTGCAGACTTGATGAAAATCTCTATCTGGAAAACGGTACTTATCAATTTAAAAATGTGAAGATAAGAGATACACATCCACATAAATATCTAAATGTTGCAGAAATAATTGAACAATCAAGTAACATTGGAATTGCAAAACTTGCTCAAAGAATTTCAGATGATGACTTTTATAAATATTTGCGAGGATTCGGTTTTGGAAATTTGACATCAATACAATTGCCCGGTGAAACTGCCGGTAAACTGAAGAAACCAAATGATTGGTCAAAAATTACAAAAGCTTATATGTCTTTTGGATATGAAATTTCTGTTACACCTTTGCAATTGATTACAGCTTTTTCAGCATTGATTAATGGTGGTGTTCTTTACGAACCTCAGTTACTTTTGAAAAGAATAAATCACAATGGTGAACTTGAATACGAATTTGAACCAAAACCAATCAGAAAAGTTGTAAGCGAACAGACATCAGTAATTATGAAAAATATATTACGTGGCGTTGTAAAAAATGGAACAGGTAAAAATGCTGATGTTGAATTTATCTCGGTTGGTGGTAAAACAGGAACTTCACAAAAACTAGTTGATGGTTCTTATTCTAAAGCTCAATACAATTCCTCATTTATCGGTTTCTTTCCTGTTGAAGATCCGCAGATTGTTTGTTTGATTTTATTCAATTCACCTGATGTTGGAAAATATGGAGGTTTAGTTGCTGCTCCAGTTTTCAAAGCAGTTGCTTCCAGAATAGTTGAAAAAGATTTTGACAAATTTGAAAAGTATATTGATGAAACATTCAAGCAGAAACTTCTTTTCACATCTTTAGAAAAAGGAATGACTGCTGATGATTCCAATCAGATAAAAATTAAAGAAGTAAAATTACCTGCTGATAAAAGGATGCCTGATTTGGTAAACTGTACGGTTCGTGATGCCATAAGTGCTTTAACAAGAATGGGAATTAAATATAAAATTAATGGAAGTGGTGTAGTTATTAATCAAAGTATTCAACCCGGTAGTAAAATCCGGACTAATGAAATTTGTGTTCTCAACTGTTCTGAAGTAACAATTTCAGGAGCGAGTATTTATTAA
- a CDS encoding UDP-N-acetylmuramoyl-L-alanyl-D-glutamate--2,6-diaminopimelate ligase translates to MELTELINHIKVIQVAGNVQRKDVSGIEHDSRKVKKNSVFVAIKGYKTDGHLFVMDAINKGAVAVVVEENNNIPDEIFIHADIAKIVVHNTRIALAQLSKGFYKDPTSKLKLVGITGTNGKTTTAFIIKNIFETAGIRAGLVGTIANYIGSEKIDSKLTTPESNDLNDLFLQMINSGCENAVMEVSSHSLVLNRVYGLNFSSAVFTNITSDHLDFHQTFENYLNAKKILFDILPSDATAVVNADDESSHHIVSDSKAKVITYGKNENSDYVISSIKYDLNGTSFKITCGGKSYEVQTKLIGEFNAYNSAAAFAIADQSNIAKEKIIDGIKSTPFVPGRFEVIGSGKKKAIVDYSHTADSLEKAILALRQIIGSDRQLVTVFGCGGDRDKTKRPVMGKVATELSDFVIITSDNPRTENPMQIINDIKKGVIKNNFIVIENRYEAIKYAIQKSKEDAAILIAGKGHETYQEINGVRNHFSDQETAREFLS, encoded by the coding sequence ATGGAATTAACTGAATTAATAAATCACATTAAAGTTATTCAGGTTGCGGGAAATGTTCAGCGCAAAGATGTTTCTGGCATTGAACACGATTCACGTAAAGTGAAAAAGAATTCTGTATTTGTGGCAATTAAAGGATATAAGACAGATGGTCATTTGTTTGTGATGGATGCTATTAATAAAGGTGCAGTAGCAGTAGTTGTTGAAGAGAATAATAATATCCCTGATGAAATTTTTATTCACGCTGATATTGCCAAGATAGTTGTACACAACACCAGAATTGCATTGGCTCAATTGAGTAAAGGATTTTATAAAGATCCTACTTCAAAATTAAAACTTGTTGGAATTACAGGAACAAATGGTAAAACAACTACGGCATTTATAATAAAAAATATTTTTGAAACAGCTGGAATCAGAGCAGGTTTAGTCGGAACAATTGCAAATTATATTGGCTCGGAAAAAATTGATTCAAAACTCACAACTCCAGAATCAAATGATCTTAATGATTTGTTTTTACAGATGATAAACAGTGGATGTGAAAATGCCGTGATGGAAGTTTCATCCCATTCACTTGTTCTGAACAGAGTTTATGGATTGAATTTTTCCTCAGCTGTTTTTACAAATATCACATCAGATCATCTGGATTTTCATCAGACATTTGAAAATTATCTGAATGCAAAAAAGATTTTGTTTGATATACTTCCATCTGATGCAACTGCAGTGGTCAATGCTGATGATGAATCTTCTCATCACATTGTCTCTGATTCAAAAGCAAAAGTAATAACTTACGGTAAAAATGAAAATTCAGATTATGTGATTTCTTCAATTAAATATGATTTGAATGGAACATCTTTTAAGATTACCTGTGGTGGAAAATCTTACGAAGTTCAAACAAAATTGATTGGCGAATTCAATGCTTACAATTCTGCAGCTGCATTCGCAATAGCAGATCAATCCAACATCGCTAAAGAAAAAATTATTGATGGAATAAAATCAACTCCATTTGTGCCTGGTAGATTTGAAGTCATTGGTAGTGGAAAGAAAAAAGCAATAGTAGATTATTCTCATACTGCTGATAGTCTTGAGAAAGCTATTCTTGCATTGCGACAAATTATTGGAAGTGATAGACAACTTGTAACTGTATTTGGTTGTGGTGGTGATAGAGATAAAACCAAAAGGCCTGTAATGGGTAAGGTTGCAACAGAATTAAGTGACTTTGTAATAATTACTTCAGATAATCCAAGAACTGAAAATCCGATGCAAATTATTAACGACATAAAAAAAGGTGTTATAAAAAATAATTTTATTGTAATCGAAAACAGGTATGAAGCGATTAAGTATGCAATTCAAAAATCAAAAGAGGATGCTGCAATATTAATTGCAGGCAAAGGTCACGAGACTTATCAGGAAATTAATGGTGTTAGAAATCATTTCTCTGATCAGGAAACAGCGAGGGAGTTTTTAAGCTGA
- the murF gene encoding UDP-N-acetylmuramoyl-tripeptide--D-alanyl-D-alanine ligase: protein MKKIKLTLNDFFNLPDAEIFNPDRFKDITSVSIDSRKIGKNCLFIAIKGERFDGHDFIEEVVKKKVSAVMINKNQLKRFSDLEIPFITVKDTTKSLGDIASVWRDKLNAKVIGITGSAGKTTTKEIIAAILSVRYRVHKTNGNNNNHIGVPLTLLNAKARHQILVVEQGTNHFGEIKYTSKISKPDLALITNIGYSHIEFLKDRNGVLKEKSELLKITVQRGGVAFINNDDDLLRKFGKRLKRKITFGFDNFSDYQAKILIIDKTGRAIISIKYGKKLFQTKLPIAGEQNAKNFLAAFAIAKELGLSDKQILKGLKRIKSVNKRLEIKKFKDTIIINDSYNANPDSMKASLNLLSKMKPSYKKIAVLGDMFELGSQSIKLHKEIGSFINELKLDTVYTLGKFSENIINTLNSRVPVKKHFKEKKNLISSLKRSQLKKTVVLIKGSRGMKMEEIYSALEESLK, encoded by the coding sequence ATGAAAAAGATAAAGCTAACATTGAACGACTTTTTCAATCTTCCCGATGCTGAAATATTTAATCCGGATAGGTTTAAGGATATTACATCGGTTTCAATTGATTCCAGAAAGATTGGTAAGAATTGTCTCTTTATTGCAATTAAAGGGGAAAGATTTGATGGACATGATTTTATAGAAGAAGTTGTGAAGAAAAAAGTTTCAGCAGTAATGATTAATAAAAATCAACTGAAAAGATTTTCTGATCTTGAAATACCATTTATCACTGTGAAAGATACAACAAAATCTTTAGGTGATATTGCCTCTGTATGGAGAGATAAATTAAATGCGAAGGTTATTGGCATCACTGGAAGTGCTGGCAAGACTACAACAAAAGAAATTATTGCTGCAATTCTTTCTGTTCGTTACAGAGTTCACAAAACAAATGGAAATAATAATAATCATATTGGTGTGCCTTTAACTTTGTTAAATGCAAAAGCAAGGCATCAGATATTAGTAGTCGAACAGGGCACCAATCATTTCGGTGAGATAAAATATACTTCAAAAATTTCAAAACCAGATTTAGCTTTAATAACAAATATTGGTTATTCGCATATTGAATTTCTGAAGGATAGGAATGGCGTACTTAAAGAAAAATCAGAGTTGTTGAAGATTACGGTTCAAAGAGGTGGTGTTGCTTTTATTAATAACGATGACGATTTATTAAGAAAGTTTGGAAAACGGTTAAAAAGAAAAATTACTTTTGGTTTCGACAACTTCAGTGACTATCAGGCAAAAATTTTAATTATTGATAAAACGGGCAGAGCAATAATTTCAATTAAGTACGGAAAGAAGTTATTTCAGACAAAACTTCCGATTGCTGGTGAACAGAATGCTAAAAATTTCCTTGCTGCCTTCGCAATAGCAAAAGAACTTGGCTTGAGTGATAAACAAATTCTTAAAGGTTTAAAGAGAATTAAGTCGGTGAATAAACGACTCGAGATTAAAAAATTTAAAGACACAATAATCATAAACGATTCATATAACGCAAATCCTGATTCGATGAAAGCTTCACTTAATCTTTTAAGCAAAATGAAACCATCATATAAAAAAATTGCTGTACTCGGTGATATGTTTGAGCTTGGCAGTCAATCAATAAAATTACACAAAGAAATAGGTTCTTTCATAAATGAATTGAAATTAGATACGGTTTATACATTAGGAAAATTTTCTGAAAATATTATAAACACATTAAATAGTAGAGTACCAGTTAAAAAGCATTTTAAAGAAAAGAAAAATTTAATCAGTTCCCTAAAAAGAAGTCAATTAAAGAAGACTGTTGTGCTCATTAAAGGTTCAAGAGGAATGAAGATGGAAGAAATTTATTCAGCTTTGGAGGAAAGTTTAAAGTAA
- a CDS encoding cell division protein FtsL: MSKSAKPLIFYVLFLLVIVTIFFIAVVIVKISYEETIRSKEEVERRLKAENQKLVSLQAEYQDVTTEDKIRFIASSQLGMIKRIEPSILIKVSREKTEELENEIKFKYE; encoded by the coding sequence ATGAGTAAAAGTGCTAAACCTCTGATTTTTTATGTTCTGTTTTTACTTGTAATTGTAACAATTTTTTTTATAGCTGTTGTGATAGTGAAAATAAGTTATGAGGAAACAATAAGATCAAAAGAAGAAGTAGAAAGAAGATTGAAGGCAGAAAATCAAAAATTAGTCAGTCTTCAGGCAGAGTACCAGGATGTGACTACAGAAGATAAAATCAGGTTTATAGCTTCTTCTCAACTTGGTATGATTAAACGAATAGAACCATCGATCTTAATTAAAGTATCAAGAGAAAAAACAGAAGAACTCGAGAACGAAATTAAATTTAAATATGAATAA
- a CDS encoding HU family DNA-binding protein, with the protein MNATKADLVDKVATGTGLTKLETEAIIEGFLRSIIDTLAEGRSIEIRGFGSYKVKKKRARQARNPKTGEKVFVPEHYVPTFKFSKDFKEMVDRGIQKRISDGTFGKGEKK; encoded by the coding sequence ATGAATGCCACAAAAGCTGATTTAGTAGATAAAGTTGCAACTGGTACTGGTTTAACAAAATTAGAAACCGAAGCAATAATTGAAGGTTTTCTTCGTTCAATCATTGATACTTTAGCCGAAGGTAGAAGTATAGAAATAAGAGGATTCGGCAGTTACAAAGTAAAAAAGAAAAGAGCACGACAAGCAAGAAATCCTAAAACCGGTGAAAAAGTTTTTGTACCTGAGCATTATGTCCCAACATTTAAATTTTCGAAAGACTTTAAAGAAATGGTTGATCGTGGAATTCAAAAAAGAATTTCTGATGGAACTTTTGGTAAAGGAGAAAAGAAGTGA
- a CDS encoding tetratricopeptide repeat protein, whose translation MIKCSNCGYVIQKSDYVFCPKCGTKLSERSSAQSSKREKTNNSKQADNAQGKTLDIKIVYASVLGGIVLILLILYVSGVFDATKVPSTNTMNFNNNTQQTQQPGVDLSAIQKINDLEAKVKANPNDHQTLLELAHLRMDSGFYEQAIQNYKTYLKHHPEDADVRIDMGVCYFNLRDFNTAITEMEKALQYQPNHQIGHLNLGVVNLNAGNLEKAKEYFKKAVEINPNTEAGKKAQQLLTSH comes from the coding sequence GTGATTAAATGTTCGAACTGCGGATATGTTATTCAAAAAAGTGATTATGTATTTTGTCCCAAATGCGGAACGAAGCTAAGCGAGCGTTCTTCCGCTCAGTCTTCAAAAAGAGAAAAAACAAATAACTCTAAGCAAGCTGATAACGCTCAGGGAAAAACATTAGACATAAAAATTGTTTATGCATCGGTGTTAGGTGGAATAGTACTTATTCTTTTGATATTATATGTCTCAGGAGTATTTGATGCAACGAAGGTTCCCTCTACAAACACTATGAACTTTAATAATAATACACAACAAACTCAGCAACCAGGGGTTGATCTTTCTGCCATTCAAAAAATTAATGATTTGGAAGCAAAAGTTAAAGCAAATCCGAATGATCACCAGACACTTTTAGAATTGGCACATTTAAGAATGGATTCAGGTTTTTATGAGCAAGCAATTCAGAATTATAAAACTTATCTTAAGCATCATCCAGAAGATGCAGATGTGCGGATTGATATGGGAGTTTGTTACTTTAACTTAAGAGATTTCAATACTGCTATTACGGAAATGGAAAAAGCATTGCAATATCAACCCAATCATCAAATTGGTCATTTGAATTTAGGAGTTGTAAATCTTAATGCAGGAAATCTTGAGAAAGCAAAAGAATATTTCAAAAAAGCAGTTGAGATAAACCCAAACACAGAAGCCGGAAAAAAAGCACAACAATTATTAACATCACATTAA
- the mraZ gene encoding division/cell wall cluster transcriptional repressor MraZ has translation MFKGQFTYSIDNKGRISIPAKLRKHISPEANDTFVMTRGLSSCIDLYPMDEWLKIEEKLLQLNSFSESEARFLRMISQYASEDKMDSQARILIPQNLLEYAKIENEVLILGALRKIEVWNPKVFENYLNSSPESYEEIAAKVMASR, from the coding sequence ATGTTTAAAGGTCAATTTACATATTCCATAGATAACAAAGGCAGAATTAGCATCCCTGCAAAGCTCCGCAAACATATCTCTCCCGAAGCTAATGATACCTTCGTAATGACCAGAGGACTATCTTCCTGCATAGATCTTTATCCAATGGATGAATGGTTAAAGATTGAAGAAAAGCTTCTTCAGTTAAACTCATTCAGTGAATCTGAAGCAAGATTCCTTAGAATGATTTCTCAATATGCTTCGGAAGATAAAATGGATTCGCAGGCAAGAATTTTAATCCCCCAGAATCTATTGGAATATGCAAAAATTGAAAATGAAGTTCTGATTCTCGGTGCTTTAAGAAAAATAGAAGTATGGAATCCAAAAGTTTTTGAAAATTACCTTAACAGTTCACCAGAAAGTTATGAAGAGATAGCAGCTAAAGTTATGGCTTCACGATGA
- the rsmH gene encoding 16S rRNA (cytosine(1402)-N(4))-methyltransferase RsmH: MSIVHAPVLLNESIDLLITDKSGSYFDATLGFGGHSVAILQKLDSKGKLIATDVDENAFNYCKEKFKDDKRVSLYKFNFSMVDVIAKIESLQAFDGILADLGVSSFQLDDPDSGFTFRTETLLDLRMDKSKKQTAADVVNELSEEELSLIIRNFGEERNHKKIARAIVNKREIKKIETTTDLKEIISEFTPVNYLTKTLSRVFQALRIYVNDELNMLKEFLERSVEVLKPGGRLVVISYHSLEDRIVKDFFRNESITSLSPKEDPFGLQKKSARLKILTKKPILPSKDEVKLNRRARSAKLRAAERI; the protein is encoded by the coding sequence ATGAGTATAGTTCATGCTCCAGTCCTACTAAATGAAAGTATTGATCTTTTAATTACTGATAAATCCGGTTCTTATTTCGATGCAACTTTAGGATTTGGCGGTCATTCCGTAGCCATCCTACAAAAGCTCGATTCAAAGGGGAAGTTAATTGCTACTGATGTTGATGAAAATGCCTTTAATTATTGTAAAGAAAAGTTTAAAGACGATAAGCGGGTTTCTCTTTATAAATTTAATTTTTCAATGGTGGATGTGATAGCTAAAATAGAATCTCTTCAGGCATTTGATGGTATACTTGCAGATCTCGGAGTCTCTTCCTTTCAACTGGATGATCCGGATTCAGGTTTTACATTTCGTACAGAAACTTTGCTTGACCTTAGAATGGATAAAAGTAAAAAACAAACTGCCGCTGATGTAGTCAATGAATTGAGTGAAGAGGAGTTATCATTGATAATTCGGAATTTTGGTGAAGAGAGAAATCATAAAAAAATTGCCCGGGCAATAGTTAATAAAAGAGAGATTAAGAAAATCGAAACCACAACCGATCTGAAAGAAATTATTTCTGAATTTACTCCGGTTAATTATCTGACTAAAACATTATCTCGAGTATTTCAGGCGCTCCGGATTTATGTGAATGATGAATTGAATATGCTAAAAGAATTTTTAGAAAGATCAGTTGAAGTTCTCAAACCAGGTGGAAGGTTGGTTGTCATCTCATATCATTCTTTGGAGGATAGAATAGTTAAAGATTTTTTCCGGAATGAATCTATTACCAGTCTCAGTCCAAAAGAAGATCCATTTGGATTGCAAAAGAAATCAGCCAGGTTGAAAATCTTAACCAAGAAGCCAATTCTTCCTTCAAAAGATGAAGTTAAGTTGAACCGACGTGCAAGAAGTGCAAAATTAAGAGCTGCGGAAAGAATATGA